The proteins below are encoded in one region of Levilactobacillus namurensis:
- a CDS encoding NADPH-dependent FMN reductase → MKKVLMMVGSLRKESFNRSVANVIVRELQRRDWQTEFAVLDDLPLMNQDIEFPTPTNVMRLREQVKTADALWIVSPEYNEMIPGVLKNALDWLSRPTKAGVFGAPDFIQDFPVVLSGAGGRKGAKVGLAHLMTLTKFMGMRPLPDSVGLRVPMAAFQTNRFDLDGDQKAAIIAQIAQLQSAVK, encoded by the coding sequence ATGAAAAAAGTATTAATGATGGTCGGTTCACTCCGAAAAGAATCCTTCAATCGGAGCGTGGCAAATGTAATTGTCCGGGAATTGCAGCGACGTGACTGGCAAACGGAATTTGCGGTACTCGATGATCTGCCGTTAATGAATCAGGATATTGAATTTCCAACACCGACTAACGTCATGCGGTTACGGGAGCAAGTTAAGACAGCTGATGCGTTGTGGATCGTTAGTCCTGAGTATAACGAAATGATTCCCGGTGTTCTGAAGAATGCATTAGATTGGTTATCGCGGCCAACGAAGGCGGGTGTCTTTGGTGCTCCCGACTTCATTCAAGACTTCCCAGTTGTTCTCAGTGGTGCGGGAGGCCGTAAGGGAGCTAAGGTGGGGTTGGCACATCTGATGACCCTGACTAAGTTTATGGGGATGCGGCCATTACCCGATTCAGTTGGACTACGAGTTCCCATGGCAGCCTTTCAGACGAATCGTTTTGACCTAGACGGTGACCAAAAAGCAGCTATCATAGCGCAAATTGCGCAACTGCAGTCCGCAGTAAAATAA
- a CDS encoding phosphoketolase: MAVDFDSKSYLEKVDAWWRATTYLSGGMIFLKDNPLFSVTNTPIKKDDVKVKPIGHWGTISGQTFLYAHANRLINKYGLNMFYIGGPGHGGQVMVTNSYLDGTYTDAFPEITQDLEGMARLYKRFSFPGGIGSHMTAQTPGSLHEGGELGYSLSHAVGAVLDNPDQVAFTVVGDGEEETGPAMTAWNSIKFLNPKNDGAVLPILDLNGFKISNPTIFSRMSDDKIAKFFEGLGWSPRFIENDDIHDYMTYHEKAAAVFDQAVADIQQIQKDARENGKYEDGEIAPWPVVIARLPKGWGGPKQNPAGEPIENSFRAHQVPLGLSQNNFDELPEFEAWMKSYKPEELFNTDGTLKAEVADFAPKGDKRMAANPIANGGRRRGEKPAMLDLPDWKSFANDINADNRGTNLPDGKQNMDMNVLSQFFAGVATKNPTSFRIFGPDETMSNRLWDMFKITNRQWMSKVKEPNDQYEAPEGRILDAQLSEHQAEGWLEAYTLTGRQGVFTSYESFLRVVDSMITQHFKWIRQAAAEDWRNDYPSLNLISTSTVFQQDHNGYTHQDPGILTHLAEKKSDFIRQYLPADGNTLLAVFSRAFQDRQKVNHIVASKQPRQQWFSVDEAEELATKGIKAIDWASTVAEGEDADIVFASAGVEPTIETLAAVDLINDAFPAVKMRYVNVVELGRLQKKNGPLNAERALSDDEFSSLFGESGTPVVFGFHGYEDLVESIFYERQHLGLHVHGYREDGDITTAYDMRVYSELDRFHQAKDAVSVLVNKGVVDEAAAKAFDKKMDDILAKHFKVTRDEGHDIEEFTKWQWTPLKK, from the coding sequence ATGGCAGTAGATTTCGATTCCAAATCCTACTTGGAAAAAGTTGACGCCTGGTGGCGCGCAACGACCTACCTTTCTGGTGGGATGATTTTCCTGAAGGACAACCCACTGTTCTCAGTTACCAACACACCAATTAAAAAAGACGACGTTAAGGTTAAGCCTATCGGGCACTGGGGAACTATCTCCGGTCAAACCTTCTTATACGCTCACGCAAACCGTCTGATCAACAAGTACGGTTTGAACATGTTCTACATCGGTGGCCCTGGTCACGGTGGCCAAGTTATGGTAACCAACTCCTACTTGGACGGAACTTACACGGATGCATTCCCAGAAATCACCCAAGACCTTGAAGGTATGGCTCGCTTGTACAAGCGCTTCTCCTTCCCAGGCGGGATCGGTTCTCACATGACCGCTCAAACGCCAGGTTCTCTGCATGAAGGTGGAGAATTAGGTTACTCTCTGTCTCACGCGGTTGGTGCCGTGTTAGACAACCCAGACCAAGTGGCCTTCACGGTCGTTGGTGATGGGGAAGAAGAAACTGGTCCAGCCATGACGGCTTGGAACTCCATCAAGTTCTTGAACCCTAAGAACGACGGTGCCGTATTACCAATCCTTGACTTGAACGGGTTCAAGATTTCTAACCCAACGATCTTCTCACGGATGAGTGACGACAAGATCGCTAAGTTCTTCGAAGGTTTAGGTTGGTCACCACGGTTCATCGAAAACGATGATATCCATGACTACATGACTTACCATGAAAAGGCCGCTGCTGTCTTTGACCAAGCAGTTGCTGATATTCAACAAATCCAAAAAGATGCTCGCGAAAACGGCAAGTACGAAGATGGCGAAATTGCACCATGGCCAGTCGTTATTGCACGTTTACCAAAGGGTTGGGGTGGTCCTAAGCAAAACCCAGCCGGCGAACCAATTGAAAACTCATTCCGTGCGCACCAAGTTCCGCTTGGTCTGTCACAAAACAACTTCGACGAACTTCCAGAATTCGAAGCTTGGATGAAGTCATACAAGCCAGAAGAATTATTCAACACGGATGGAACGTTGAAGGCAGAAGTTGCCGACTTTGCACCTAAGGGTGACAAGCGGATGGCAGCGAACCCAATTGCCAACGGTGGCCGTCGTCGTGGCGAAAAGCCAGCAATGTTAGACTTACCAGACTGGAAGTCCTTTGCTAACGACATCAACGCTGACAACCGTGGGACGAACTTACCAGATGGTAAGCAAAACATGGACATGAACGTGTTATCACAATTCTTCGCCGGTGTTGCGACGAAGAACCCAACGTCATTCCGGATCTTCGGACCTGACGAAACCATGTCCAACCGTCTCTGGGACATGTTCAAGATCACGAACCGTCAATGGATGAGTAAGGTCAAGGAACCAAATGACCAATACGAAGCACCAGAAGGCCGGATCTTGGATGCTCAATTATCCGAACATCAAGCTGAAGGTTGGTTGGAAGCTTACACGTTAACTGGTCGTCAAGGGGTCTTCACTTCTTACGAATCATTCTTACGTGTTGTAGATTCCATGATTACCCAACACTTCAAGTGGATCCGTCAAGCTGCCGCTGAAGACTGGCGCAATGATTACCCATCATTGAACTTGATCTCCACGTCAACTGTGTTCCAACAAGACCACAACGGTTACACCCACCAAGATCCAGGTATCTTGACTCACTTGGCTGAAAAGAAGTCTGACTTCATTCGCCAATACCTGCCAGCTGATGGGAACACCTTGTTAGCTGTCTTCAGCCGTGCTTTCCAAGACCGTCAAAAGGTTAACCACATCGTGGCTTCTAAGCAACCACGTCAACAATGGTTCTCCGTTGATGAAGCTGAAGAATTGGCTACTAAGGGAATCAAGGCTATCGACTGGGCTTCCACTGTTGCTGAAGGTGAAGATGCTGATATCGTCTTCGCTTCTGCCGGTGTTGAACCAACCATCGAAACCTTGGCTGCTGTTGACTTGATCAACGATGCCTTCCCAGCTGTTAAGATGCGTTACGTCAACGTTGTCGAATTAGGTCGTCTTCAAAAGAAGAATGGCCCTCTGAACGCAGAACGTGCTTTGTCTGATGACGAATTCAGTTCTCTGTTCGGTGAATCCGGCACGCCAGTTGTCTTTGGCTTCCACGGCTACGAAGACTTAGTAGAATCAATCTTCTACGAACGTCAACACTTAGGCTTACACGTCCACGGTTACCGTGAAGATGGTGACATCACCACGGCCTACGACATGCGGGTCTACTCCGAACTTGACCGCTTCCACCAAGCTAAGGATGCTGTTAGCGTCTTAGTGAACAAGGGTGTGGTTGACGAAGCTGCTGCTAAGGCCTTCGACAAGAAGATGGATGACATCTTAGCTAAGCACTTCAAGGTTACCCGTGACGAAGGTCATGATATTGAAGAATTCACGAAGTGGCAATGGACGCCATTGAAGAAGTAA
- a CDS encoding GntR family transcriptional regulator, translating to MADLVYQHVMRDLKTRIRHGEFKTKKLPDERSLSESYQVSRSTIKRAMGVLVDQGIIFKKRGSGTFINPLYLKDQSAFRYEGKNLGITDSFQIDGERPKIKLLDYQVIRATPELQQDLFLKEDEFVYQIKRLRSVDDQPVIIETGYIPIKIVPTLTAEVVQRSIFNYIQEAQGRAVNKSFLSIRAQPSNAEDQDLLALAPNEPVGVMEGIFFLDDGTPFEVSNMHLHYKYLKYGTFVNLNED from the coding sequence ATGGCAGATTTAGTCTATCAACATGTGATGCGTGACTTAAAGACGCGCATTCGGCATGGAGAGTTTAAAACCAAAAAATTACCAGATGAACGCAGCCTCAGCGAGAGCTACCAGGTGAGCCGTAGCACAATCAAGCGGGCCATGGGCGTCCTCGTGGACCAAGGCATCATCTTCAAGAAGCGGGGGTCCGGGACCTTCATCAACCCGTTGTACCTGAAGGACCAGTCGGCCTTTCGGTATGAGGGGAAGAACCTGGGGATTACGGATAGCTTTCAGATCGATGGGGAGCGGCCTAAGATTAAATTGTTAGACTACCAAGTCATCCGAGCGACCCCCGAACTGCAGCAGGACCTCTTCTTAAAGGAAGACGAGTTCGTGTACCAGATCAAGCGGCTGCGTTCGGTCGACGACCAGCCGGTGATTATCGAGACGGGGTATATTCCCATCAAGATCGTCCCCACGTTGACGGCCGAAGTCGTGCAGAGATCCATTTTCAATTACATTCAGGAAGCCCAGGGGCGGGCCGTCAACAAGTCCTTCTTGTCGATCCGGGCCCAACCTTCGAACGCCGAAGACCAGGATCTCCTGGCACTGGCGCCTAACGAACCGGTCGGGGTCATGGAAGGGATTTTCTTCCTCGACGACGGCACGCCGTTTGAAGTTTCCAACATGCACCTTCATTACAAGTACCTCAAATATGGCACGTTTGTGAATTTAAATGAGGATTAG
- the lepA gene encoding translation elongation factor 4, translating to MKQANIRNFAIIAHIDHGKSTLADQIMALTQTVSEREQHAQLLDDMAVEQAHGVTVKARTVRNFYHAEDGQEYEYNLIDTPGHVDFSYEVAKSLAATEGALLLVDATQGVQAQTIANYRIAKERHLPLIPVLNKVDMAAADIDAALAQLHDLDAAFTPEATLLISAKTGQGVPAVLEAIKDRLPAPSGATQAPLKALVFDSLYDPYQGVIAYVRLMDGQLKDQENLRLMQADQAFKAKAIGIFTPNMHPQSQLTTGDVGYVVTGIKDPKQVRVGETLTAQDQPTSTPLAGYQPARPMVFAGLYPQNNDYPALKEAIQKLGLNDPSFSYTEERSEALGVGFRCGFLGAFHLQIIRERLHDEYGVDVLTTAPNVTYHVQLKNGQQMVVNNPVQFPAFSLIESVAEPFVQAAITMPSESLNAVLKLTEQHKGMLTDLGNQGDLVVATVKMPLSEVAYHFFSELKSVSHGFASLSTRFLDDEISDLVKIEVDMNYAPVDALAFVVHREDAPMMTQKLVGQLKVTVPRQLYPTPVQARVEGKVLARVDVPPLRKNAAVNGEAHSVSKKAALLRRQSANKRRATQNAVKLPQSVFNAVLEL from the coding sequence ATGAAGCAAGCAAACATTCGAAACTTTGCCATTATTGCCCACATTGATCATGGGAAGTCGACCCTGGCGGACCAGATTATGGCGCTCACGCAAACCGTGAGTGAACGGGAGCAACACGCCCAACTGTTAGATGACATGGCCGTCGAGCAGGCCCACGGGGTCACCGTTAAAGCGCGGACCGTCCGGAATTTTTACCACGCTGAGGACGGACAGGAGTACGAGTATAACCTGATTGATACACCCGGACACGTCGACTTTAGTTACGAGGTCGCTAAGAGCCTGGCGGCGACGGAGGGAGCACTGCTCTTAGTCGATGCCACCCAGGGGGTGCAGGCCCAGACGATTGCGAATTACCGAATCGCTAAGGAACGGCACTTACCCTTGATTCCGGTGCTCAATAAGGTCGATATGGCCGCAGCGGATATCGACGCCGCTTTAGCACAGCTACACGACTTGGACGCGGCCTTTACTCCGGAGGCCACGTTATTGATCTCGGCCAAGACCGGGCAGGGGGTCCCCGCGGTGTTAGAGGCCATCAAAGATCGGTTACCGGCGCCTAGTGGGGCGACCCAGGCACCATTGAAGGCCTTGGTGTTTGACTCGTTGTACGACCCTTACCAGGGCGTGATCGCGTACGTGCGCCTGATGGATGGCCAGCTTAAGGACCAGGAAAACTTACGGTTGATGCAGGCGGACCAGGCCTTTAAGGCTAAGGCAATCGGGATCTTCACGCCGAACATGCATCCCCAGTCGCAGCTGACGACGGGGGATGTGGGGTACGTGGTCACGGGGATTAAAGACCCCAAGCAGGTGCGGGTCGGGGAGACGTTGACCGCCCAAGACCAGCCGACCTCAACCCCCTTGGCAGGCTACCAACCGGCAAGACCCATGGTGTTTGCGGGCCTGTATCCCCAAAATAATGATTACCCGGCCCTGAAAGAGGCCATTCAGAAGTTGGGGTTGAACGATCCGTCGTTTTCCTACACCGAAGAGCGGTCGGAGGCGTTGGGAGTCGGGTTCCGGTGCGGCTTTTTGGGCGCCTTTCACCTGCAGATTATTCGCGAACGGTTGCACGACGAATACGGGGTGGACGTGTTGACCACGGCCCCGAACGTGACCTATCACGTGCAGCTTAAGAATGGCCAGCAGATGGTGGTCAATAATCCCGTTCAGTTTCCGGCGTTTAGCTTGATTGAGTCGGTCGCGGAGCCTTTCGTACAGGCGGCCATCACTATGCCTAGTGAGAGCTTGAATGCCGTGCTCAAGTTAACGGAACAACACAAGGGAATGCTGACGGACCTAGGAAATCAGGGTGACTTGGTGGTGGCGACCGTCAAGATGCCGTTATCGGAGGTGGCTTACCACTTCTTCTCGGAACTGAAGTCGGTCTCGCACGGGTTCGCCAGCTTGAGTACCAGGTTCTTGGACGATGAGATCAGTGACTTGGTGAAGATTGAAGTTGACATGAACTATGCGCCAGTCGATGCGTTAGCGTTTGTGGTCCACCGCGAGGATGCGCCGATGATGACCCAGAAATTAGTGGGTCAGCTGAAGGTCACGGTTCCCCGGCAGCTTTACCCGACACCGGTCCAGGCACGCGTCGAGGGTAAGGTCTTAGCCCGTGTCGACGTGCCACCCCTGCGAAAGAACGCGGCGGTTAACGGGGAAGCTCACAGTGTGTCCAAAAAAGCGGCATTATTGCGACGCCAGAGTGCCAATAAGCGCCGGGCCACGCAGAACGCGGTGAAGTTACCCCAGAGCGTGTTTAATGCGGTTTTGGAGTTGTAA
- a CDS encoding TetR/AcrR family transcriptional regulator — translation MANIYTPDQKHAKRQAIMQAAVELFAHQSYPEITMQQIAEVVGCSKGTTFRYFATKEDLFMSILLEDYRDYFERLLTKLTPTTRLTAADYVDWMTAQTKELILHHSVLVRLNAIRGPILEGKANMAETVARRNALYAVSRQLGERLETCTQQLLTQSQFSHLFIVQSAMISGLMNMASLASFNHATLAVSYPDFEIDLVPEAQQQTRFYLTQYLKEFSQK, via the coding sequence ATGGCGAATATCTATACACCAGATCAGAAGCATGCCAAGCGTCAAGCCATCATGCAGGCGGCGGTCGAATTGTTTGCTCACCAGAGCTATCCCGAGATCACCATGCAACAAATTGCGGAAGTGGTCGGGTGCTCCAAGGGGACGACCTTCCGGTACTTTGCAACTAAGGAAGACCTGTTCATGAGCATTCTTTTAGAGGACTATCGCGATTACTTTGAACGGCTTTTGACGAAGCTAACCCCCACGACGCGCCTCACAGCAGCAGACTACGTTGACTGGATGACGGCCCAGACCAAAGAGCTGATCTTGCACCACAGCGTCTTGGTTCGTTTGAACGCGATTCGTGGACCGATTCTGGAGGGAAAAGCCAACATGGCGGAGACCGTCGCGCGGCGGAACGCTCTGTACGCGGTCAGTCGACAACTAGGGGAGCGACTGGAGACCTGTACCCAACAGTTGTTGACCCAGTCACAGTTTAGCCACCTCTTCATTGTCCAAAGTGCAATGATCAGCGGGTTGATGAACATGGCGTCGTTGGCCAGCTTTAACCATGCGACGTTAGCGGTCAGTTATCCGGACTTTGAGATTGATCTGGTTCCGGAAGCCCAGCAACAGACCCGGTTTTACCTCACTCAGTATTTAAAGGAGTTTTCTCAAAAATGA
- a CDS encoding RloB family protein, with product MTLVDEAISWLANHRAFTGDAYVCFDNDDQSEELLIKSFNRARKNNIHMIYSDICIEDWLLMHFTPVQGGPSNWRQKSWLFRQLEKHLNITDYPGHKGSDLTAWYEDRILDADRYCRQLTGNRPLDGVVLGKKQVYTNFNQAIRGIFELETF from the coding sequence GTGACCTTAGTTGATGAGGCCATTTCATGGTTAGCGAATCATCGGGCGTTTACCGGTGATGCCTATGTCTGTTTTGATAATGATGATCAGTCTGAGGAATTACTGATTAAAAGTTTTAATCGGGCTAGAAAAAACAATATTCACATGATTTATTCGGATATCTGTATAGAGGATTGGCTATTGATGCACTTTACGCCAGTTCAAGGAGGCCCTAGCAATTGGCGACAGAAGTCTTGGCTTTTTCGTCAATTAGAGAAGCATTTAAACATCACGGATTATCCAGGTCATAAGGGGAGCGATTTGACGGCCTGGTATGAGGACCGGATTCTTGATGCGGATCGATACTGCCGGCAGTTGACGGGAAATCGACCGTTGGATGGAGTAGTTCTTGGGAAAAAACAGGTTTACACCAATTTTAATCAGGCTATTCGGGGGATTTTTGAACTTGAGACCTTTTAA
- a CDS encoding ATP/GTP-binding protein: MLVSFSLENYRSYRKKAVLSMEPGERLRKYAKENTLGIAGTTEKFLKSVALFGANGSGKSTVVKGLELMREMVLRPTQDIGQPLPFEPFRLDEVSERQPTRFEAVFVKADVKYIYCFAYTESRVVAETLQERRLSGTRSKTKTIFQRTADGVRPVPKGQGKAVKGTRPNSLLLYSLQANNFTPAVQVFDWFRNDLIVFDQQVDFTIFDNGLLNDERVKKELNNFLRAADINIVGLGYREVAVPKTTTQLLEKFWQLYGATEIPAKQPIETSQRFLYTIRKRYDEQGRRISDAEIPLSAESTGTQRVVLIALAMISSQIQGNQKTVVFDEFEEGLHVEMAVGLLNLFNSVKNQNQFILATHQLELLDARIRTDQIYFTEKNYRGESDLYALFDYGASVARSDVAFSKRYIKGQFGAIPVINLENFHADLNQFKDEGNLGEYE, from the coding sequence ATGCTGGTCAGCTTCAGTCTTGAGAATTACCGTTCTTATCGTAAAAAGGCTGTTTTATCCATGGAGCCTGGTGAACGCCTGAGAAAGTACGCTAAAGAGAACACGTTGGGAATCGCAGGAACGACCGAGAAGTTTCTAAAAAGTGTTGCGCTGTTTGGGGCTAACGGGTCCGGTAAGAGTACCGTGGTTAAGGGACTAGAATTAATGCGGGAAATGGTCTTGCGACCGACTCAAGATATTGGTCAGCCGCTACCCTTTGAACCGTTTCGATTGGATGAGGTTTCTGAGAGACAACCAACACGCTTTGAAGCCGTCTTTGTCAAAGCGGACGTTAAATACATCTATTGCTTTGCGTATACTGAGAGTCGGGTGGTCGCGGAAACGCTGCAAGAACGTCGTTTATCAGGAACAAGGTCTAAAACGAAAACCATTTTTCAACGGACCGCTGATGGGGTGCGACCAGTTCCAAAAGGTCAGGGTAAAGCAGTGAAGGGAACCCGTCCAAATAGTTTGCTGCTCTATTCGCTGCAGGCCAACAACTTTACACCCGCAGTTCAAGTCTTCGACTGGTTTCGCAATGACCTGATTGTTTTTGATCAGCAAGTGGACTTTACAATTTTTGACAATGGCTTGTTGAACGACGAACGTGTCAAAAAAGAGTTGAATAATTTCTTACGTGCTGCGGATATTAATATTGTGGGGCTAGGTTATCGAGAGGTTGCGGTTCCGAAAACGACGACACAGCTTCTAGAGAAGTTTTGGCAGTTGTATGGTGCGACGGAGATTCCAGCGAAGCAACCAATTGAAACCAGTCAACGCTTTCTATACACGATTCGTAAACGATACGATGAGCAGGGAAGACGAATTAGTGACGCTGAGATTCCATTGAGCGCGGAATCAACCGGAACGCAGCGCGTCGTATTGATTGCCTTGGCAATGATTAGTTCGCAGATCCAGGGAAATCAGAAAACGGTGGTCTTTGATGAATTTGAAGAGGGATTGCATGTTGAGATGGCAGTTGGGCTGTTGAATCTGTTTAATTCCGTTAAAAATCAGAATCAATTTATCTTGGCTACGCATCAGTTGGAGTTGTTGGATGCTCGAATTCGAACGGATCAAATCTATTTCACTGAGAAAAACTATCGTGGGGAAAGCGACTTGTACGCACTCTTTGATTATGGGGCTTCAGTAGCTCGCTCAGACGTTGCCTTTTCCAAGCGATACATTAAGGGGCAGTTTGGTGCGATTCCGGTCATCAATTTAGAAAACTTTCACGCTGATTTGAACCAGTTCAAAGACGAAGGGAATTTGGGGGAATATGAGTAG
- a CDS encoding aldo/keto reductase → MQTKTLSNGVTIPMLGFGTYQIKNSDVSEAIKGAMAAGYRHYDCAHIYGNEAAIGEAFQASGVKREDLFITSKVWNADQGYDKTLAAFEQTAKDLQTDYLDLYLIHWPNEKNFDLTLDTWRALETLYKQKKVRAIGVSNFSEDQLNQVFDMAEVRPMVNQIERHPYKVQAELGQFDVDHDIVNEGYSPIGHGHMILEDPKINQIAQAHGKTPAQVVLRWQIDTGFVIFPKSSKVARVQENFDIFDFELSADEIKTINALDQDKHLNYD, encoded by the coding sequence ATGCAAACGAAAACGTTAAGCAACGGTGTAACGATTCCCATGTTAGGTTTTGGCACCTATCAGATTAAGAACAGTGACGTAAGCGAGGCCATCAAGGGGGCCATGGCTGCCGGCTACCGGCACTACGACTGTGCCCACATCTACGGCAACGAAGCCGCCATTGGTGAGGCGTTTCAAGCATCCGGCGTTAAGCGCGAAGACTTGTTCATCACCTCGAAGGTCTGGAACGCTGACCAAGGTTACGACAAGACGTTAGCGGCCTTTGAACAGACGGCCAAGGACCTGCAGACGGACTACTTGGACCTGTACCTAATTCACTGGCCGAACGAAAAGAACTTCGACCTGACGTTGGATACTTGGCGGGCCCTGGAAACCCTCTACAAGCAAAAGAAGGTCCGGGCCATCGGGGTCTCCAACTTCTCCGAAGACCAATTGAACCAGGTCTTTGATATGGCCGAAGTTCGGCCAATGGTCAACCAGATTGAACGGCACCCGTACAAGGTCCAAGCAGAACTGGGCCAGTTCGATGTCGATCACGATATTGTCAATGAAGGCTACTCCCCAATTGGGCACGGCCACATGATTTTGGAAGATCCTAAGATTAACCAGATTGCCCAAGCTCACGGTAAGACGCCGGCGCAAGTCGTCTTACGGTGGCAAATCGACACGGGCTTTGTGATCTTCCCGAAGTCTTCTAAGGTCGCCCGGGTTCAAGAAAACTTTGACATCTTTGATTTCGAGTTGAGTGCCGATGAGATCAAGACCATCAACGCTTTGGACCAAGATAAGCACTTGAACTACGATTAA